The following are encoded in a window of Patescibacteria group bacterium genomic DNA:
- the rny gene encoding ribonuclease Y, with the protein MFSALFIGVAFLVLGGLVGYYIRKQVGINQINSAESKAEKIFTDAKAKESEILLQARDKAIGIIDSAKKDEESRRREFNHAQTRLERREALFDQKLLEIQEKQQKIQDKATQIEEIKTSIQTIKQEQLAKLERIAELTREQAKQVLLESVEREAKEEVLERIKKIQKEGTEDMASKARHVIVDAMQRCAMSVVSEVTTSSVPLPSDEMKGRIIGKEGRNIKTLENLTGVEILIDDTPNAITLSSFSLIRRQVAKMTIEKLVKDGRIHPGRIEEYLEQSKQELALDIKKAGEDALFALGVTGIDPRLVPILGRLKFRASFGQNALVHSMEVAYLANFLAEELGADVLVCKKGGLLHDIGKAVDHEVQGSHPQIGYDILKKFGFPEEIAYMCIAHHEDNPHTLEGVIVKVADALSASRPGARRDSVERYVQRITELEGLATSFSGVDKAYAIQAGREIRVFVKPDEIDDVNAYKLAKEIARRIEEQLQYPGELRITLIREKRIIEYAK; encoded by the coding sequence ATGTTTAGTGCATTATTTATCGGAGTCGCCTTCCTCGTCCTCGGCGGACTGGTTGGCTACTACATTCGAAAACAGGTGGGCATCAACCAGATCAATTCCGCCGAAAGCAAAGCGGAAAAGATCTTTACGGATGCCAAAGCAAAGGAAAGTGAAATCCTGCTTCAAGCGCGTGATAAAGCAATCGGCATTATTGATAGTGCCAAAAAAGATGAAGAATCGCGGCGCAGGGAATTTAACCATGCGCAAACAAGGCTCGAACGCCGCGAAGCGCTCTTTGACCAGAAGCTTCTGGAAATTCAAGAAAAACAGCAGAAGATCCAAGACAAAGCAACTCAGATTGAAGAAATAAAAACAAGCATCCAGACAATCAAACAGGAGCAGCTTGCCAAGCTCGAGCGTATTGCCGAGCTCACACGCGAACAGGCAAAGCAAGTCCTGCTCGAAAGCGTTGAGCGTGAAGCCAAAGAGGAAGTGCTGGAGCGCATAAAAAAAATCCAAAAAGAAGGCACGGAAGATATGGCAAGTAAGGCTCGCCATGTAATCGTGGATGCCATGCAGCGCTGTGCCATGTCTGTGGTGTCCGAAGTGACCACATCATCAGTACCACTCCCATCAGATGAAATGAAGGGAAGAATTATCGGCAAAGAAGGAAGGAATATCAAAACGCTCGAAAATCTTACCGGGGTGGAAATATTGATTGACGATACACCCAATGCAATCACTCTTTCAAGCTTCAGCCTTATCCGACGCCAGGTTGCAAAAATGACCATTGAAAAACTTGTGAAAGACGGGCGCATTCACCCGGGCCGCATTGAAGAATACCTTGAACAATCGAAGCAAGAGCTAGCGCTGGACATCAAAAAGGCCGGGGAAGACGCGCTCTTTGCGCTGGGCGTTACAGGAATCGACCCCCGCCTCGTGCCGATTTTAGGGAGACTGAAATTCCGTGCGAGCTTTGGCCAGAACGCACTCGTCCACTCCATGGAAGTTGCCTACCTTGCGAATTTCCTTGCAGAAGAATTGGGTGCTGATGTGCTTGTCTGCAAAAAAGGCGGACTCCTCCATGACATCGGTAAAGCCGTCGACCATGAGGTCCAGGGAAGCCATCCGCAAATCGGCTATGACATTCTCAAAAAATTCGGTTTTCCGGAAGAAATTGCCTACATGTGTATTGCCCACCATGAAGACAATCCGCATACCCTTGAAGGTGTTATCGTGAAAGTTGCCGATGCGCTTTCGGCAAGCAGGCCGGGTGCACGCCGCGACAGCGTAGAACGCTACGTGCAACGCATTACCGAACTTGAGGGGCTTGCGACAAGTTTTTCGGGTGTTGATAAAGCCTATGCCATCCAAGCCGGGCGTGAAATTCGCGTCTTCGTGAAGCCGGATGAAATTGATGATGTCAATGCATACA
- a CDS encoding DUF5667 domain-containing protein has product MNRAFIKRVQQLQSIKPSSEWKTKTRDILLSQIRSQGTKDVAVPFSQKTFVFLTEGARSAYHMTFGIVFARPFHLAAALSVLIVAGSGIVFVAERSLPGDPLYAVKQTNEEVRMAFVSPQDRGEAELERVSRRLAELRALSNAPLSDEQKEQQVGTVADTLSQNLSTAQESLDAIDEPVKAVSLANTIKQQTASTRQELGALKIPLGSQSKIADVQSSVQQADQKALEVIVDRGVSAGLTDAAIASQLVDEIRSMTAKLGSLEMKVTLATVNQPQSRDDLIKQKNEAAGLLEKAQEDIDKKEFKLALEKITKSKDTITHIERALRDTANNAPVDGKKRN; this is encoded by the coding sequence ATGAACCGAGCATTTATAAAACGAGTACAGCAACTGCAGTCCATCAAGCCCTCGTCTGAATGGAAAACGAAGACGCGGGATATTCTCTTATCCCAGATACGCTCGCAGGGCACAAAGGATGTGGCTGTTCCATTTTCCCAAAAAACCTTTGTTTTTCTTACCGAGGGAGCACGAAGCGCATACCACATGACGTTTGGCATTGTGTTTGCGCGTCCCTTCCATCTTGCAGCGGCACTTTCGGTACTTATTGTAGCGGGAAGCGGCATAGTGTTTGTTGCCGAGAGGAGTTTGCCGGGCGACCCACTCTATGCTGTGAAGCAGACCAATGAGGAAGTGCGCATGGCATTTGTCTCCCCCCAAGACAGGGGAGAGGCGGAACTTGAACGTGTCAGCCGTCGCCTTGCAGAATTGCGCGCGCTTTCCAATGCTCCGCTTTCCGATGAGCAGAAAGAACAGCAAGTGGGAACTGTTGCAGATACCCTCTCGCAGAATCTTTCAACGGCACAAGAAAGTTTGGATGCCATCGACGAGCCGGTAAAAGCTGTGTCTCTGGCAAATACGATCAAACAGCAGACAGCATCTACGCGGCAGGAGCTTGGCGCATTGAAAATTCCGTTAGGATCGCAGTCAAAGATCGCCGATGTCCAGTCGTCCGTTCAACAGGCTGACCAGAAAGCTCTGGAAGTGATTGTTGATCGGGGAGTAAGCGCCGGTCTCACCGATGCGGCGATTGCCTCTCAATTGGTTGATGAGATACGAAGTATGACGGCAAAGCTTGGCAGCCTTGAGATGAAAGTGACGCTTGCAACAGTGAATCAGCCCCAAAGCCGCGACGACCTTATCAAGCAGAAGAACGAAGCCGCAGGCCTGCTTGAGAAAGCCCAAGAAGATATAGATAAAAAAGAATTTAAACTCGCACTTGAAAAAATAACCAAATCTAAGGATACTATTACTCATATCGAGCGAGCATTGCGGGATACGGCAAACAACGCCCCCGTTGATGGCAAAAAACGAAATTAA
- a CDS encoding 50S ribosomal protein L35 translates to MPKMKTRKTVAKRFRVTTNGKVIKRYCGQNHFNARSSSNITRKKRRNTSMSKTLVKTIQTLTNTF, encoded by the coding sequence ATGCCAAAAATGAAAACCCGAAAAACAGTTGCCAAACGCTTCCGCGTAACCACAAACGGCAAAGTAATCAAACGCTACTGCGGACAAAATCATTTCAATGCACGGAGTTCGAGTAATATTACTCGAAAAAAACGGCGCAATACATCAATGTCGAAAACGCTTGTCAAAACAATTCAAACATTAACGAATACTTTTTAA
- the smpB gene encoding SsrA-binding protein SmpB: protein MMPLIATNKQAFHDYDILDTYEAGIVLLGPEVKSVRNGSISLKGSYVSVHDGELWLINAHIGHYASAPKKGIDPTRSRKLLVQKREMKHIIGKLSTAGLTVVPLKVYTARNRIKLEIGIGRGRKTYEKRELLKKRSIDREIRQVLKRGDAGYR from the coding sequence ATTATGCCGCTTATCGCAACAAACAAACAAGCGTTTCATGATTACGATATCCTCGACACCTACGAGGCTGGTATTGTATTGCTTGGTCCTGAAGTCAAGTCGGTTCGAAACGGATCTATCAGTCTCAAGGGGAGCTATGTAAGCGTCCACGATGGCGAATTGTGGCTTATCAACGCGCATATCGGGCACTATGCCTCTGCGCCAAAAAAAGGCATTGATCCCACACGTAGCCGCAAGCTCCTTGTGCAAAAACGGGAAATGAAGCATATTATAGGGAAATTAAGTACTGCAGGCTTGACAGTAGTGCCTCTGAAGGTATATACTGCAAGAAATCGGATCAAGCTCGAGATAGGCATCGGCCGTGGCCGAAAAACCTATGAGAAACGTGAGCTTTTGAAAAAACGATCCATCGACCGCGAAATCAGACAAGTGCTCAAACGAGGGGATGCCGGGTATCGATAG
- the infC gene encoding translation initiation factor IF-3: protein MRKNYRKSRARQEPARQYRINRQITALQVRLIDDQDAHIGVMPLAEALQRATDSECDLVEIQPQADPPVCRLTDFNKLKYSLDREWRKQRAKQKKVEVKCIRLSLRIGEHDLAVRMAQAKKFLEQNDKVKIELALRGRERQLGTLAREIIRQFIDTLKTKENLQIATEGDVNMQGGKLNIVIGLKA from the coding sequence ATGCGAAAAAATTATAGAAAATCACGCGCGCGGCAAGAACCTGCGCGCCAATACCGCATCAACCGCCAGATCACTGCGCTGCAGGTGCGCTTGATCGACGATCAAGATGCGCATATCGGCGTTATGCCGCTCGCGGAAGCACTGCAACGTGCTACCGATTCTGAATGCGATCTTGTAGAAATCCAACCCCAAGCCGACCCACCGGTATGCCGCCTAACGGACTTTAATAAGCTCAAATACTCCCTCGACCGGGAATGGCGCAAGCAGCGAGCAAAGCAAAAGAAAGTGGAAGTAAAATGCATCCGGCTTTCGCTGCGCATTGGCGAACACGACCTTGCCGTACGCATGGCACAGGCAAAAAAGTTTCTTGAACAAAATGACAAAGTAAAAATCGAGCTTGCCCTGCGTGGGCGTGAACGCCAATTGGGAACGCTCGCCCGTGAAATTATCCGCCAATTCATTGATACTTTAAAAACCAAAGAAAACTTGCAGATTGCAACCGAAGGAGACGTCAACATGCAGGGGGGGAAATTGAACATCGTAATCGGACTTAAAGCCTAA
- the infB gene encoding translation initiation factor IF-2 produces the protein MNVSELARRLKITTNQLHEVLPQMGIDVGRKAVKIDDRTANRVLRTWSHYQHLLIKDKEEEQATPVVQEKKRVTLPPVITVRDFAALLNIPVTKLITVLMNNGILAALNERIDFDTAAIISEDLGCIVEPQKETDYTEETLALNPLKDILDREPTLIPRPPVVVIIGHVDHGKTSLLDKIRTTNVVSGEAGGITQHIGAYQVKKKKKDTGEEKRITFIDTPGHEAFTTMRSRGAKVADIAILVVAADDGVKPQTIESIKIIKAAGLPIIVAINKIDKPDADIERVKRELADNGLIPEDWSGTTICVPVSAKKGTGIEDLLDMILLVADMEKSTIVANPSGTTVATVIESHIDRNEGPLATLLVQNGTLCQNDYILHDNTLYGKARALRDWNGSPVASVEPSMPVKIVGLKTAPLIGDMLYAAKKLDKSVEKNLKYERASAAIIVTPRRTEGEKEHAKAVKFILKTDTLGSLEAIGGAMLKIDHPEVKVKIIAKDLGNVTTADVLSAEGTGGFIAGFHVAVNQSAAEIAREKNVEIKLYKIIYELIDDIRSRVEALITPDVNRIILGTLKVVKIFRSEPKTTILGGRVEEGIFEKGARVMVMRGEDKITEGKIGLVKSGKTDVPSAQSGQECGIQFDGKSLIKEGDVLKAYREEKIQGTLEA, from the coding sequence ATGAATGTCTCAGAACTCGCACGAAGGCTCAAAATCACCACCAACCAACTGCATGAGGTGTTGCCGCAGATGGGTATTGATGTTGGGCGAAAAGCTGTGAAAATCGACGACCGCACCGCAAATAGAGTCTTGCGTACCTGGAGCCACTATCAACACCTTCTTATTAAAGATAAAGAGGAGGAGCAGGCTACTCCTGTTGTGCAAGAAAAAAAACGCGTCACACTCCCTCCTGTTATTACCGTGCGCGATTTTGCCGCCCTCTTGAATATACCCGTAACAAAACTGATCACTGTTCTTATGAACAACGGCATTCTAGCCGCGTTGAATGAGCGAATCGACTTCGATACGGCGGCAATTATATCCGAAGATCTTGGCTGTATTGTTGAACCGCAAAAAGAAACCGACTACACCGAAGAAACTCTTGCATTGAATCCGCTTAAAGATATTCTCGACCGCGAACCCACCCTTATTCCCCGCCCTCCCGTTGTTGTTATTATCGGCCACGTTGACCACGGCAAGACATCCCTCCTCGACAAAATTCGCACCACAAATGTGGTATCCGGCGAAGCAGGCGGCATCACACAACATATCGGGGCGTACCAAGTGAAAAAGAAAAAGAAAGATACCGGCGAAGAAAAACGCATCACGTTTATCGATACCCCGGGACACGAGGCCTTCACCACCATGCGCAGCCGCGGAGCAAAAGTTGCAGACATCGCCATTCTGGTCGTTGCGGCCGATGACGGCGTCAAACCCCAAACAATCGAATCAATCAAAATCATCAAAGCGGCGGGACTTCCCATTATTGTTGCAATCAACAAAATCGACAAACCCGATGCTGACATCGAACGAGTCAAGCGAGAACTTGCAGACAACGGACTTATCCCGGAAGATTGGAGCGGCACAACCATTTGCGTGCCGGTTTCAGCAAAAAAAGGCACCGGCATTGAGGACTTGTTGGACATGATCCTTCTGGTTGCGGATATGGAAAAAAGTACTATTGTTGCCAATCCGTCCGGCACCACTGTTGCAACGGTTATCGAATCCCATATCGATAGAAACGAGGGGCCGCTAGCAACGCTTCTTGTCCAAAATGGTACCCTCTGCCAAAACGATTATATTCTCCATGACAATACACTCTACGGCAAAGCACGGGCACTACGGGATTGGAATGGTTCGCCCGTTGCATCGGTTGAACCAAGTATGCCGGTTAAAATAGTCGGACTCAAAACAGCCCCCCTCATCGGCGACATGCTCTATGCAGCAAAGAAGCTTGATAAATCGGTTGAAAAGAATCTCAAGTACGAACGGGCGAGCGCTGCTATTATCGTAACGCCACGGCGGACAGAAGGTGAAAAGGAACACGCAAAAGCTGTTAAATTCATCCTCAAGACCGATACACTTGGATCGCTCGAAGCCATTGGCGGAGCCATGCTCAAAATCGACCACCCTGAAGTAAAGGTAAAAATTATTGCAAAAGACTTGGGCAATGTGACAACGGCAGATGTCCTGAGCGCAGAAGGCACGGGCGGGTTTATTGCAGGATTCCACGTAGCCGTCAACCAGAGCGCTGCGGAAATAGCCCGCGAAAAGAATGTGGAAATCAAGCTTTATAAAATTATTTACGAACTCATTGATGATATACGCTCGCGCGTAGAAGCACTCATCACTCCGGACGTCAATCGCATTATCCTCGGCACCCTTAAAGTGGTAAAAATATTCCGGAGCGAACCAAAAACAACTATTTTGGGCGGGCGTGTAGAAGAAGGCATTTTTGAAAAAGGCGCACGCGTTATGGTGATGCGGGGCGAGGACAAAATCACCGAAGGCAAAATCGGCCTTGTGAAATCCGGCAAAACAGATGTTCCATCAGCCCAGTCAGGCCAGGAATGCGGCATTCAATTTGATGGCAAATCACTCATCAAAGAAGGAGATGTGCTCAAAGCCTATCGTGAAGAAAAAATACAGGGAACTCTTGAAGCGTAA
- a CDS encoding RNA polymerase sigma factor has translation MSNRFNERILLYRVRRGDAEAFSPLYDQYIDKIYRFVYLKVATPQDAEDITAETFLKVWHYIRDGKKVQYFQALLYRTARNLVVDFYRRKGVAPVSIEETEIVVADRSDLTLEEKMDLKLDLNKIEESLRQLKDAYREVIVLHFLNELSIKEIAAILESSPGAVRVLLHRGVKALRKMIDA, from the coding sequence ATGAGTAACCGTTTTAATGAACGCATTTTGCTCTATAGGGTCCGCCGCGGAGACGCGGAGGCCTTTTCGCCGTTGTACGACCAGTATATCGATAAAATTTACCGATTTGTCTATCTCAAGGTTGCAACCCCCCAAGACGCTGAAGACATTACCGCGGAAACGTTTCTGAAAGTATGGCACTACATCCGAGACGGCAAAAAGGTGCAGTATTTCCAAGCACTGCTCTATAGGACTGCACGGAACCTTGTGGTGGATTTTTACCGGCGGAAAGGCGTCGCGCCGGTAAGTATTGAAGAAACAGAAATCGTTGTGGCGGACAGAAGTGATCTTACGCTCGAAGAGAAAATGGATCTCAAGCTGGATTTGAATAAAATAGAAGAATCTCTGCGGCAACTGAAGGATGCGTATCGGGAAGTGATTGTCCTCCATTTTCTGAATGAATTATCCATTAAGGAAATTGCGGCGATTTTGGAGAGCTCGCCCGGGGCGGTGCGTGTTTTGCTTCATAGGGGAGTCAAGGCGCTACGGAAAATGATTGACGCATAG
- a CDS encoding AI-2E family transporter has protein sequence MPSQRDTVFTVNISSLTIAKVLMLAGALGFLYVIHDVVAILFVALILSSALTPFIKTMERFHVHRIIGVALIFTSFLAVLTLAVVLLIPPLSLEYTRFVQKLPFYIDQVIEMLHGISPDVNILEQAKSAFESIQSNALQFAGGVVVKFFDLISGIFAIFLIFVVVFYMIVEEKALRNAIHFFTPQSYRDYVDHLITKVQDRVGMWLRGQVALSLIIFSLDFVVLLVLGVDYALLLAIIGGLTEFMPVIGPIVAAVPAVFVAFNQSPMLALWTLLAYWLIQYIENHFLVPRVMQKAVGLNPLGSIVALLIGAKIGGLFGILLAIPVATMITTVGSELLGARKKEEEGE, from the coding sequence ATGCCATCTCAACGCGACACCGTTTTTACGGTTAACATTTCTTCACTCACTATCGCCAAGGTCCTCATGCTCGCAGGGGCTTTGGGGTTTTTGTATGTTATCCATGACGTGGTCGCAATTCTGTTTGTGGCGCTCATATTGTCATCGGCGCTTACGCCGTTTATTAAAACAATGGAACGATTCCATGTCCATCGCATTATCGGGGTCGCATTGATTTTTACCAGTTTTTTGGCAGTGCTTACGCTTGCCGTGGTGCTTCTGATTCCGCCACTCTCCTTGGAGTACACGCGTTTTGTCCAAAAACTCCCATTCTATATTGATCAGGTAATTGAGATGCTCCATGGAATCAGTCCTGATGTCAATATTTTGGAACAAGCAAAGAGTGCTTTTGAATCCATTCAATCAAATGCACTCCAATTTGCAGGAGGCGTTGTCGTGAAATTCTTTGATCTTATTAGCGGCATTTTTGCCATCTTTTTAATTTTCGTCGTCGTGTTTTACATGATCGTGGAAGAAAAGGCGTTGCGCAACGCAATTCACTTTTTCACTCCGCAATCATATCGTGACTACGTCGACCACCTTATCACCAAAGTGCAAGACAGGGTTGGCATGTGGCTGCGCGGCCAGGTGGCATTGAGTCTTATAATCTTTTCCCTCGACTTCGTCGTTTTATTGGTTCTTGGGGTTGACTATGCTCTTCTTCTTGCAATCATTGGGGGCTTAACTGAGTTTATGCCTGTTATCGGGCCGATTGTTGCGGCCGTGCCGGCGGTGTTTGTTGCATTTAACCAATCACCGATGTTGGCATTATGGACCCTTCTCGCGTATTGGCTTATTCAATATATCGAAAATCACTTCCTTGTTCCGCGCGTCATGCAAAAAGCAGTCGGCCTCAACCCATTAGGCAGCATTGTCGCGCTTCTTATAGGCGCTAAAATAGGGGGGTTATTTGGCATATTACTTGCCATTCCTGTTGCAACCATGATTACAACCGTTGGGTCGGAGCTCCTGGGCGCGCGAAAGAAAGAGGAAGAAGGGGAGTAG
- the rbfA gene encoding 30S ribosome-binding factor RbfA — translation MAQSNRIKKVNELLQREISMLFARELEFPKGTVATITEVETEQKLDYAQVYVSIYPPNQKDAILALIGKRIPYLQSLLNHRLHMTHVPQLRFAFDEKSQELFELDALIDTAQKDLI, via the coding sequence ATGGCGCAAAGCAATCGGATCAAAAAAGTAAACGAACTCCTCCAGCGAGAAATCAGCATGCTCTTTGCCCGTGAGTTGGAATTTCCCAAAGGTACCGTTGCAACTATTACAGAAGTTGAAACGGAACAAAAACTCGACTATGCGCAGGTATATGTGAGTATCTACCCGCCGAACCAAAAAGATGCTATACTCGCTCTCATCGGCAAGCGCATACCGTACCTCCAAAGCCTTCTTAATCATCGGCTTCACATGACACACGTGCCACAGCTTCGATTTGCATTTGATGAAAAAAGCCAGGAGTTGTTTGAGCTCGATGCCCTCATCGACACCGCACAGAAGGATTTGATATAA
- the clpP gene encoding ATP-dependent Clp endopeptidase proteolytic subunit ClpP encodes MKNYHLIPTVIEKSHQGERAYDIYSRLLKERIIFLGNAIDDDIANTVIAQLLFLESEDKNKDIKLYVNSPGGSVTAGLAIYDTMNYIKPDVSTICVGMAASMGAVLLAGGQKGKRFCLPNAEVMIHQVMGGVEGQATDIRIKAEHILKIKARLNDILAQHTGQSMDKIEKDTDRDYFMSAEEAKKYGIVDIIIS; translated from the coding sequence ATGAAAAACTACCATCTCATTCCGACTGTTATTGAAAAATCGCATCAGGGTGAACGTGCGTATGATATCTATTCCCGCCTTCTCAAAGAGCGCATTATTTTTTTGGGAAATGCCATCGATGATGACATTGCAAATACCGTTATTGCACAACTACTGTTCCTGGAATCAGAAGACAAAAACAAAGATATCAAGCTGTATGTCAATTCGCCGGGCGGATCGGTTACAGCCGGCTTGGCCATCTACGACACGATGAATTACATCAAGCCGGATGTTTCCACGATTTGCGTTGGCATGGCGGCTTCCATGGGAGCGGTGCTATTGGCAGGGGGGCAGAAGGGCAAACGGTTCTGCTTGCCGAATGCCGAAGTGATGATCCACCAAGTGATGGGCGGCGTAGAAGGCCAAGCAACCGATATCCGAATCAAAGCCGAACATATTCTGAAAATAAAAGCTCGCCTCAATGATATTCTTGCACAACATACCGGACAGTCGATGGACAAGATAGAAAAAGATACCGACCGCGACTATTTCATGAGCGCGGAAGAAGCAAAGAAGTACGGTATCGTAGATATAATTATTTCGTAA
- the rplT gene encoding 50S ribosomal protein L20, whose amino-acid sequence MPRVKRGTIHLKKRRKLLKEVKGYKWGRKKLIKLARPAMLKAGVNAFRDRRAKKRTFRSLWQIKINAACREHGLTYSRFISMLTKAHIGLDRKILADLAEHNPAVFAQIIEKVVATA is encoded by the coding sequence ATGCCTCGAGTAAAACGCGGTACAATACATCTCAAAAAACGCCGCAAACTTCTCAAAGAAGTAAAAGGATACAAATGGGGACGCAAAAAACTTATCAAGCTTGCCCGCCCGGCCATGCTGAAAGCCGGCGTCAACGCCTTCCGTGACCGACGCGCAAAAAAGCGGACGTTCCGTTCGCTCTGGCAGATCAAAATCAATGCTGCCTGCCGCGAACACGGCCTCACCTATAGCCGCTTTATTTCAATGCTTACCAAGGCGCACATAGGGCTGGATCGCAAAATCCTTGCCGACCTTGCAGAACACAACCCGGCAGTATTTGCACAAATTATCGAGAAAGTGGTAGCAACGGCATAG
- a CDS encoding ATP-binding protein, translating into MHRIKRHLDSVIQSHFDRHKGQTLLLLGARQVGKTTLLKRIFPTAQYLLLDNDPVRKNFETYDINTYRQFINPTDTVIIDEIQLLPDPGRAAKIIHDQMPQVKLIVTGSSALHIKNRSSESLAGRKIDYHLFPFTFAEYLYQIGIEEHLSDEFFSRLMSGHLNPRAHLFDLRATLSRILTVGLSPYLIDHPNNVEYLKELATSAIFKDILELDLIEDRRMAADLLRLLAYQIGNLINYSELASRLGADRRTVMRYISIFEQSFILFRLTPFTGNRRDEIGKAPKIYFFDVGLRNAIINDFSDPFLRRDFGALFENFIISEVYKHNAYSDNECQMAFWRTTQGAEIDLILRHGEQLIACEIKGTQRRVPVAFRNRYPHAQMLMMTPENFY; encoded by the coding sequence ATGCATAGGATAAAACGTCATTTAGATTCCGTTATTCAGTCGCATTTTGATCGCCACAAAGGGCAGACACTTCTCTTGCTGGGAGCGCGTCAAGTTGGGAAAACGACGCTTCTTAAGCGCATCTTTCCAACAGCACAGTACCTATTGCTTGATAACGATCCAGTGCGGAAAAATTTTGAAACGTATGACATCAATACCTATCGGCAATTCATAAACCCAACAGACACGGTCATCATTGATGAGATTCAACTACTGCCCGATCCTGGTCGCGCGGCGAAGATTATTCATGATCAAATGCCTCAGGTTAAACTTATCGTGACCGGCTCGTCGGCGTTGCATATTAAAAATAGGTCAAGTGAGAGTTTGGCTGGACGGAAGATTGATTATCATTTGTTTCCCTTTACCTTTGCGGAATATCTCTACCAAATTGGAATAGAAGAGCATCTTTCCGATGAATTTTTCTCACGTCTCATGAGTGGACATCTTAATCCCCGCGCTCATCTTTTTGACTTGCGTGCTACGCTTTCGCGTATACTCACTGTCGGCCTCAGTCCATACCTTATCGATCATCCAAATAACGTGGAGTACCTCAAGGAACTCGCCACATCCGCAATATTTAAAGATATTTTAGAGTTAGATCTTATTGAAGACCGCCGAATGGCTGCCGATCTTTTGCGGCTTCTCGCCTATCAAATTGGGAATCTTATAAACTACAGTGAGCTTGCCTCACGCCTTGGTGCAGATCGGCGTACTGTGATGCGTTATATTTCGATTTTCGAACAGAGTTTTATTCTTTTTCGACTGACGCCGTTCACCGGAAATAGGCGGGATGAGATTGGCAAAGCTCCAAAAATTTATTTTTTTGACGTTGGATTGCGCAATGCAATAATTAATGATTTTTCCGATCCGTTTTTGCGTCGCGATTTTGGTGCACTCTTTGAAAATTTTATCATCAGCGAAGTATACAAGCATAATGCATACAGTGACAATGAGTGTCAGATGGCATTTTGGCGTACGACACAAGGAGCGGAGATCGATCTTATTTTACGCCATGGCGAGCAACTCATCGCATGTGAAATAAAGGGAACACAAAGGAGAGTGCCAGTCGCTTTTCGCAATCGTTACCCGCATGCACAAATGCTTATGATGACACCTGAAAACTTTTATTAG